A genomic window from Gossypium hirsutum isolate 1008001.06 chromosome D10, Gossypium_hirsutum_v2.1, whole genome shotgun sequence includes:
- the LOC121222011 gene encoding uncharacterized protein, giving the protein MRSHCIVQDETGGTQRVCGRTVLSDLYELDLVERVQVSSNSFGQPVGSEARLLVGYMGILARNANMLPINFESWHKVPESNKNQALDNIKARFALDVSDAYVKKALGKRWRDHKSTLKKDYFKTKTTLDERLQNVPLGILRYQWEEVVRFWTSKKGEVCVTYKIL; this is encoded by the exons ATGCGATCGCACTGCATTGTTCAAG atgaaACTGGTGGGACGCAGAGAGTTTGCGGACGTACGGTACTGAGCGATTTATATGAGCTAGATCTAGTCGAGCGTGTCCAAGTATCCAGTAAtagctttggtcagcctgttggatcagaagctcgccttttagtaggatacatgggcattctagcacggaatgcaaatatgttgccaattaacttcgagtcatggcataaagtgcccgagagtaacaagaaccaagctctcgataacattaag gcgagatttgctctagatgtctccgatgcttatgtaaagaaggcattgggaaaaagatggagagaccataagagcactttaaagaaagactattttaagacaaaaacaacactcGACGAGAGATTACAAAATGTCCCGCTGGGAATACTGAGGTACCAGTGGGAAGAGGTCGTTAGATTTTGgacttcgaagaaaggagaggtatgtgtaacttataaaattttgtaa